The following is a genomic window from Parasedimentitalea marina.
CCCCCTGATGCGGATCCGCCACCGGGCGCAGGCCGCATCTTCATCTTTCCAAAAATACTCCCGCCGGAGGCTCCCCTCCTCCCGGCCTGCGCTGATCTCTCCAAAGGAACACCCCCATGGCCTTCAAGCTGACCGATTACGAAGCCTATGATTTTGCCAACCGCCGCCACATTGGCCCCAGCCCGCGTGAAATGGCTGATATGTTGCAGGTCATCGGCTTCAAAACCCTGGACGAGTTGATCGACGCGACGGTCCCGGCCTCGATCCGCCAGACCGAAGCCCTGGACTGGGGCCCGGCCATGACCGAGCGCGACGCCCTGTTCCACATGAAAGAGGTCGCCAGCAAAAACAAGGTGCTGACCTCGCTGATCGGCCAGGGCTATTACGGCACCTCCACCCCGGCGCCGATCCTGCGCAACATCCTGGAAAACCCGGCCTGGTACACCGCCTATACGCCCTATCAGCCAGAAATCTCGCAGGGCAGGCTTGAGGCGCTGTTGAACTTCCAGACCATGGTCAGCGATCTGACCGGCATGGACATCGCCAATGCCTCGCTGCTGGACGAGGCCACCGCCGCCGCCGAGGCCATGGCGATGACCAAACGCAGCAGCCGCTCCAAGGCCAATAACGCCGCCTTCTTTGTTGATGAAAACTGCCACCCGCAGACCATCGCGGTGATCAAAACCCGTGCCGCGCCGCTGGGTGTCGAGGTGATCGTGGCCAACCCGGATGATCTGGAACCCGAAACCGTCTTTGGCGCCATCTTCCAGTATCCCGGCACCTATGGCCATGTGCGCGACTTCACCGCTGAAATCACCGCGCTGCACGCCAACAAAGGTCTGGCCATTGTCGCCGCCGACATTCTGTCGCTGGCGCTGCTGAAATCCCCGGTGAAATGGGCGCCGATATTGCCATCGGATCGACCCAGCGTTTTGGCGTGCCGATGGGCTATGGCGGTCCCCACGCCGCCTATATGGCCACCACGGATAAGCTCAAGCGCGCCATGCCGGGCCGCATCATTGGTGTCTCGGTCGACAGCCACGGCAACAAGGCCTACCGGCTGGCGCTGCAAACCCGCGAACAGCATATTCGCCGTGAAAAGGCCAATTCCAACGTCTGCACCGCCCAGGCGCTGCTGGCGGTGATGGCCTCGATGTATGCGGTCTATCACGGTCCCGACGGCATCAAGGCGATCGCCCAGTCGGTGCACCGCAAGACCTCACGTCTGGCCGGCCTCGAAGAGCACGGCTACACCGTCGAGCCCGAGGTGTTCTTTGACACCATCACGGTTGACGTGGGTCCGCTGCAGAAAACCGTGATGGAGGCGGCGGTGGCCCGCGGCATCAACCTGCGCAAGGTCGGGGCCACGGCCGTGGGCGTCTCCCTTGACGAACAGACCCGCCCGGAAACCATCGAGGCGGTCTGGGGCGCCTTTGGCATCGACAAACAGGACGACAGTCAGGCCAACCGCGACTATCGCCTGCCCGAGCACGCCCTGCGCGACAGTGCCTATCTGACCCACCCGATTTTCCACAAAAACCGGGCCGAGGCCGAAATCACCCGCTACATGCGCCGTCTTGCGGATCGCGATCTGGCGCTGGACCGCTCGATGATCCCGCTGGGGTCCTGCACCATGAAGCTGAACGCCACCGTCGAGATGATCCCGGTCACCTGGCCCGAGTTCAGCAACCTGCACCCCTTTGTGCCGCAGGATCAGGCGCAGGGTTACACCCAGATGATCGACGATCTGAACGATAAACTGTGTCAGATCACCGGCTATGACGCGATCAGCCAGCAGCCCAACTCGGGCGCGCAGGGTGAATATCTTACCTTTGACCATCCGCAACTATCACGCGGCCCGGGGTCAGGCGGGGCGCAATGTCTGCCTGATCCCCACCTCGGCGCATGGCACCAACCCGGCCACCGCGCAGATGGTGGGCTACAAGGTGGTGCCCATCAAGGCGGATGCGCACGGCAATATCGACATCGCCGATTTCCGCGCCAAGGCTGAATTGCACTCGGACAGGCTGGCCGCCTGCATGATCACCTATCCCTCGACCCACGGCGTGTTTGAGGAAACCGTGCAGGAGGTCTGCCAGATCACCCATGATCACGGCGGTCAGGTCTATATCGATGGCGCCAATATGAACGCCATGGTCGGTCTGGCCCAGCCCGGTAAGATCGGCGGCGATGTCAGCCACCTGAACCTGCATAAAACCTTCTGCATTCCCCACGGCGGCGGCGGCCCCGGCATGGGCCCGATCGGGGTGAAATCCCACCTGACCGCGCACCTGCCCGGCCACCCTGAATACGGCTCGGCGGTGGGTCCGGTCTCGGCGGCGCCCTTTGGCTCGCCCTCGATCCTGCCGGTCAGCTGGGCCTATATCCTGCTGATGGGCGGCGCCGGTCTGACCCAGGCCACCAAGGTCGCCATCCTGAACGCCAACTATATCGCCGCCCGCCTGAAAGACGCCTACGGTGTCCTCTACACCTCCAAAACCGGCCGCGTCGCCCATGAGTGCATTCTCGACACCCGCCCCTGGCCGATGCGGGCAATGTCACCGTGGATGACATCGCCAAACGTCTGGTCGACAGCGGTTTCCACGCCCCGACCATGTCCTGGCCGGTGGTAAGCACCCTGATGGTGGAACCCACCGAGTCCGAGCCCAAGGACGAGCTGGACCGGTTCTGCGACGCCATGCTGTCGATCCGCGCCGAGGCCCAGGATGTCATCGACGGCAAGATCGACGCCGACAACAACCCGCTGAAAAACGCACCCCACACGGTGCGCGATCTGGTCGGCGACTGGGACCGCCCCTACAGCCGCGAGACCGCCTGTTTCCCGCCCGGATCATTGGGCGTCGACAAATACTGGTCCCCGTCAACCGCGTCGACAACGCCTACGGTGACCGAAACCTCATCTGCACATGCCCCCAATGACTGACTACCAAGACGAAACTTAAAACAACAAACAGCCCCGTCAAATAAGACGGGGCCAACCAAACAGGCAACTTGAACGCGTGATAGGAGACAGCCATGAACAGTCAGATCGCTGCCCCCATTTGCACCGGTGATGCGTCGGTGGCGGGGCCCATCCATCACATTGAAATCATCCTGCCCGAAGACGCCGCCGCCTCGGGGCGCAGATGTTTCGCGATCTATTTCACGCTGCCAATGACCTGATCACCTCGTCCCGCTACCAAACCTCTGTCCGCTGTCTGTCCACACCCCCGACCAGAAATCTCGGCGGTCAGACCCGGCATACGGTGATATTTTTGGGCAATATTCACAGCCGTTGGCAGGTGAGCGGCCCCGACCGCAGCCGCTTGCAACAGACATTGCGCCATGCCTCGCGCACGGTGCTGATCGGCGGAGCGGTGTTTTACTGTCCGCCACCGGGCAAAATCACCTTCATCCGCTGGCCATCCACTCCAATTTTTCTGCCGCTGCTGACGAGGAAGATTTGCGAAGTGCGCCACAAGGCCAGCATGTCGCCTCTTCAGGCGGGGTCGGGAGTGCAACCAGCCCCTTTGCTGCCCTTCATCTGCTGTTGCAGATCATCGAGGACGACCACGGCTCATTCATTGCTGATGCAGTGTCCGAATACGTTGGCCTTGCAGACCCTTCGATGAACCTGAAAAGCAAGGTGGCCCTGCACCTGCTTCAGCGCGCCCACGGTGATCGGCTTATCAGTCGCATACTCGATCTCATGCTGGACAACATCGAAGAGCCCAGACTGATCCGAGACCTGGCCCAGCGGACCAATGTCTCCACCCGCAAGCTGGAGCGGCGGTTTCAGGAAAAGGCCAGAACAACGCCGCTGGCTGTTTACCGCAGGCTTAGGATTGAACGGGCCCATCAACTGATCGTCCATTCCAGCTTGCCACTTTCCGAAATCGTGGTGGCCACAGGGTTCACCTCGCTTAGTAATTTTTCGTATTGGTGCAAGAGAGAGCTTGGGTCCAGTCCCAAGGTGCTGCGGCAACGCGCCTTTGCCAGCTGAAACCCCGACAACGGGACGCAGCGCTGGCCAGCACTTATTGAAACCCGGAATAGCGCCTGCGCAAGACAACGTCATGCATCATTGTCGCCAAAGTGGTCAGATCAAACACCGGGCGCTTCAGCGCCGCCTGAAGGTCATGGGCATAGGGTGGTAAATCCGTGCATTCCAGAACGATCGCTCCAATATCGGGGGCACGGTCAATCAGCCGGAGCCCAGCAGCAAGAACTTCGCTTTTTACCTTCGCCAAATCCATACCGTCCCGCTCGTTTCGTAAAATGACCGATGCAAATTCTTCGGTGTCTTCAAGACCCTGCACTACAATTGGAATGCCTTGGGCTCCAACGCCCTCGATGTGGTTGTCGGTCAAAAGCGCGGCAGAGGCGGTGACCACACCCACCGGCGCCCGGGTCATCTGATAGGCCAGTGGCACCTGCAATAGCGAGGACACAAAGACCGGAACCGAGACCGCCTCGGCAATTTCTTTCTGAAATAATGCCAGGAAACCACAGGAACCGGTAATCGCCCGCACGCCCTGGGATTCCAGCCGGCGCGCCGCGTCCAAAATCGGCACAAGCATGTCAGACGACGGATTGTTTAACAGTTTAGGAACCGTGATCCCATGCAGGATTTCATAGGTTGTCGTGAAGGGCAGGCTCGACGGGTTCTTGATATGACCCGGCGGCTTGGGGAAATAGCTTTCCAGCGACAGAACCCCTATGGAAATGCCGCAAATGTTTTGTCCACCGGGGTCAAAAGTCACGAGAATGCTCCTTTAGAAACGGGTCGCCCGAAAGGGTGACAGATCGGTATTGGCGGGCGTTTCAACCACCAGATCGGCTACGATGCGTCCGGTTTTAGGCGCCATCATCAGCCCATAATGGCTGTGTCCAAAGGCGGCGATAAGCCCAGGGAATCCTTCGATTTCACCAATACATGGCAGACTGTCTGGCAGACTTGGCCGCTGACCCGACCAGGTGTGAATGTCGCTTTCGTTCAGGTCCGGCAGCATGGACCGGGTCA
Proteins encoded in this region:
- a CDS encoding helix-turn-helix domain-containing protein, which produces MRSAPQGQHVASSGGVGSATSPFAALHLLLQIIEDDHGSFIADAVSEYVGLADPSMNLKSKVALHLLQRAHGDRLISRILDLMLDNIEEPRLIRDLAQRTNVSTRKLERRFQEKARTTPLAVYRRLRIERAHQLIVHSSLPLSEIVVATGFTSLSNFSYWCKRELGSSPKVLRQRAFAS
- a CDS encoding aspartate/glutamate racemase family protein, with product MTFDPGGQNICGISIGVLSLESYFPKPPGHIKNPSSLPFTTTYEILHGITVPKLLNNPSSDMLVPILDAARRLESQGVRAITGSCGFLALFQKEIAEAVSVPVFVSSLLQVPLAYQMTRAPVGVVTASAALLTDNHIEGVGAQGIPIVVQGLEDTEEFASVILRNERDGMDLAKVKSEVLAAGLRLIDRAPDIGAIVLECTDLPPYAHDLQAALKRPVFDLTTLATMMHDVVLRRRYSGFQ